One genomic segment of Procambarus clarkii isolate CNS0578487 chromosome 34, FALCON_Pclarkii_2.0, whole genome shotgun sequence includes these proteins:
- the LOC138370992 gene encoding uncharacterized protein codes for MEEVTVETVIMEEVTVETVIMEEVTVETVIMEEVTVETVNMEEVTVETVIMEEVTVETVNMEEVTVETVNMEEVTVVTVNMEEVTVETVNMEKVTVETVNMEEVTVETVNMEEVTVETVIMEEVTVETVIMEKVTVETVIMEEVTVVTVNMEEVTVETVIMEEVTVETVIMEEVTVETVNMEEVTVVTVNMEEVTVETVNMEEVTVVTVIMEEVINQNTITIFSLKVGVRYFLHIVSVSLVFHI; via the coding sequence ATGGAGGAAGTCACTGTAGAGACAGTGATCATGGAGGAAGTCACTGTAGAGACAGTGATCATGGAGGAAGTCACTGTAGAGACAGTGATCATGGAGGAAGTCACTGTAGAGACAGTGAACATGGAGGAAGTCACTGTAGAGACAGTGATCATGGAGGAAGTCACTGTAGAGACAGTGAACATGGAGGAAGTCACTGTAGAGACAGTGAACATGGAGGAAGTCACTGTAGTGACAGTGAACATGGAGGAAGTCACTGTAGAGACAGTGAACATGGAGAAAGTCACTGTAGAGACAGTGAACATGGAGGAAGTCACTGTAGAGACAGTGAACATGGAGGAAGTCACTGTAGAGACAGTGATCATGGAGGAAGTCACTGTAGAGACAGTGATCATGGAGAAAGTCACTGTAGAGACAGTGATCATGGAGGAAGTCACTGTAGTGACAGTGAACATGGAGGAAGTCACTGTAGAGACAGTGATCATGGAGGAAGTCACTGTAGAGACAGTGATCATGGAGGAAGTCACTGTAGAGACAGTGAACATGGAGGAAGTCACTGTAGTGACAGTGAACATGGAGGAAGTCACTGTAGAGACAGTGAACATGGAGGAAGTCACTGTAGTGACAGTGATCATGGAGGAAGTCATTAATCAGAATACTATCACGATCTTTAGCCTTAAAGTTGGCGTTAGATATTTCCTGCATATAGTTTCTGTGAGTCTCGTATTTCATATTTGA